The following proteins are co-located in the Camelina sativa cultivar DH55 chromosome 12, Cs, whole genome shotgun sequence genome:
- the LOC104733918 gene encoding F-box/kelch-repeat protein At3g27150-like, which yields MSILSLGKERISRLRASLSQSPARRLLIVDSELGERKGEIIQKFQKHTSLKPQDDELSDVSQVLYKLEVEIFVGVLCSTYWKTQGLNSQFLQLLKRYDVFKMRRECGIVEPYVFMLTSGEACWTMFDKNFENFETLPRIPSDVCFYLSDKETVCAGTHLMVIGRELGGMAVWRYELGMHEWVKGPSMITPRCMYASASCGFDAYFAGGLKVNGNRYPEVLRSVEKYNAQTKTWSTIPEMHKRRKFSSGCFLRGKFYVIGGRNEYNEYLTCGERYDEVTNSWTLVPDMLGSMTFMPSQSPPLIAVANNNLYSLEAYSNELRVYDVNANSWKILGVAPVISNAGLGWGVAFKSIGDRLLLIGNSSPHSSCAKMRAFTCRRPSPDVEELVWEELNTNYGNVQFDHFIRNCCVMFA from the coding sequence ATGTCAATCCTATCGCTAGGAAAAGAAAGGATTTCAAGACTCAGAGCAAGCTTGAGCCAGTCTCCGGCAAGGAGGCTTTTGATTGTTGACTCGGAAttgggagaaagaaaaggagaaatcaTACAGAAATTTCAAAAGCATACAAGTCTTAAACCTCAAGATGACGAGTTGTCTGACGTTTCTCAGGTTTTGTACAAGCTCGAGGTTGAGATTTTTGTCGGAGTTTTGTGTTCGACATACTGGAAAACGCAAGGTCTCAATAGCCAGTTCTTACAGCTGCTAAAAAGGTATGATGTTTTTAAGATGAGGCGAGAATGCGGGATCGTGGAACCATACGTGTTTATGCTTACGAGCGGTGAAGCTTGCTGGACGATGTTTGATAAAAACTTTGAGAATTTTGAGACACTTCCGAGAATTCCCTCTGACGTTTGCTTCTATCTAAGTGATAAAGAAACAGTTTGTGCGGGAACACATTTGATGGTCATTGGAAGAGAGCTGGGAGGCATGGCAGTGTGGCGTTACGAGCTAGGGATGCATGAGTGGGTAAAAGGTCCTTCAATGATCACACCTCGTTGCATGTACGCTTCGGCGAGCTGTGGGTTCGATGCTTATTTTGCCGGTGGTCTAAAAGTAAATGGAAATCGGTATCCCGAGGTTTTGAGAAGTGTGGAGAAGTACAATGCTCAGACCAAAACCTGGTCAACGATTCCGGAGATGCataagagaagaaaattcaGCTCAGGATGTTTCTTGCGCGGCAAGTTTTATGTGATCGGCGGTAGAAATGAGTATAATGAATACCTAACTTGTGGAGAACGCTACGATGAGGTGACAAATTCTTGGACGCTCGTCCCAGACATGCTTGGAAGCATGACGTTCATGCCTTCCCAGTCGCCTCCCCTCATCGCAGTGGCCAACAACAACCTTTACTCGCTTGAAGCATACTCAAACGAGCTGAGGGTTTATGATGTAAACGCAAACAGTTGGAAGATACTTGGTGTTGCACCTGTGATATCAAATGCGGGCTTAGGTTGGGGCGTGGCGTTTAAGTCAATTGGAGATAGGCTTTTGTTGATTGGAAACTCGTCTCCTCATTCTTCGTGTGCAAAAATGAGAGCTTTCACATGCCGTCGTCCGTCTCCAGACGTGGAAGAGCTAGTTTGGGAAGAGCTAAATACCAACTATGGCAATGTTCAGTTCGACCATTTCATTCGTAATTGTTGTGTTATGTTTGCTTAG